The following are encoded together in the Zygosaccharomyces rouxii strain CBS732 chromosome C complete sequence genome:
- the NPY1 gene encoding NAD(+) diphosphatase (similar to uniprot|P53164 Saccharomyces cerevisiae YGL067W NPY1 NADH diphosphatase (pyrophosphatase) hydrolyzes the pyrophosphate linkage in NADH and related nucleotides localizes to peroxisomes), with translation MSTLRGASTFFGCETLNRVSFLREDVEFVKNTLTHGSTTFVPFIRGEALSSNGSLYSIKLDESQSVMKPVVNKLLPILNTSASRLRNSGVNLTFLGLKQGEDSREGVFVYRSQYKGTPYYGIDFHVDSDTLVKPSDIAPLTKMPLLDRETIFEMDNEDASIYSHAKMYLDWLSKYHFCPGCGSPIYPVDAGTKLQCSNANREVGCQVRDARVTNVYFPRTDPVVITAIASRDFSRICLARSKRKHGDTVMYSTIAGFMEPAETVENASRREIWEETGIRCEDVAMITTQPWPYPVNLMIGCLGLVDANGVNEVISLTHDEELLDAQWFSTEDVSKSLEAYDGNGMVRFKDSIRLPGSTAVAFHLIKHVCDKYKRRQASL, from the coding sequence ATGTCTACGTTAAGAGGTGCCAGCACATTTTTCGGTTGTGAAACTTTAAACAGAGTGTCCTTTCTGAGGGAAGATGTTGAATTCGTCAAGAATACACTTACCCATGGATCGACTACATTTGTGCCATTTATACGTGGTGAAGCATTATCTTCCAATGGATCTTTATATTCCATAAAGCTAGACGAGTCACAGTCGGTCATGAAGCCGGTGGTGAACAAGTTGCTTCCCATCTTAAATACCAGTGCAAGTCGTTTGCGTAACTCCGGTGTCAATTTGACCTTCCTGGGGCTTAAACAAGGTGAAGATTCCCGTGAAGGAGTCTTCGTATATCGCTCCCAATACAAGGGTACCCCATACTATGGTATCGATTTCCATGTTGATTCAGATACGTTGGTTAAACCTTCTGATATCGCTCCATTAACCAAGATGCCATTACTCGATCGTGAAACTATCTTTGAAAtggataatgaagatgcatCTATTTATTCACATGCCAAGATGTATCTAGATTGGCTTAGCAAGTACCATTTTTGTCCTGGCTGTGGCTCTCCCATCTACCCAGTTGATGCAGGCACTAAACTACAGTGTTCCAATGCTAACCGTGAAGTTGGCTGTCAGGTGAGGGACGCCAGAGTGACTAATGTGTATTTCCCACGTACTGACCCCGTAGTAATCACTGCCATTGCTTCACGGGACTTTAGCAGAATCTGCTTAGCGAGATCTAAGCGTAAACATGGGGACACTGTCATGTATAGCACCATTGCAGGTTTCATGGAACCTGCAGAAACTGTAGAAAACGCATCCCGTAGAGAGATTTGGGAAGAGACTGGTATTCGTTGTGAAGATGTCGCCATGATCACTACACAACCATGGCCCTACCCTGTCAACCTAATGATTGGTTGTCTTGGTCTAGTGGATGCCAATGGTGTCAACGAAGTAATCAGCTTGACCCACGACGAAGAATTATTGGACGCCCAGTGGTTTTCCACGGAGGATGTCAGTAAGTCTCTCGAAGCCTACGATGGCAATGGAATGGTTAGATTCAAGGACTCAATAAGACTACCTGGCTCCACTGCCGTAGCGTTCCATTTAATCAAGCACGTTTGCGACAAATACAAGAGACGTCAAGCTTCTCTATAG
- the PGC1 gene encoding phosphatidylglycerol phospholipase (similar to uniprot|Q08959 Saccharomyces cerevisiae YPL206C Endoplasmic reticulum protein of unknown function), with the protein MVLVAGHRAFKGQYIENTMVAFERAYEAKSDIIETDLQMTSDGVVVVNHDVDTGRIWDKDLFIADHTFEEISKLRCKDDQTLKMPTLAEILEWIVEHPGVRIMLDIKFTNEKIVLPKTYATMLSIKNDIRFWQERIIWGLWQLDWFEYGIETGVIKDFEVFVITLSLDIAEQFINYSLKLNNPHFRLSGISIHFVASWTQRFRHTLAPKLLENKIKVFLWTVNKGIDFEYTGALPIAGVVTDDPIVARQLSKEYSKTKEFAAPDWNSLNGFRFYTFLAAYHIICSLLFKPWAHFKVGPYSLAYLVFYLLRTIHFL; encoded by the coding sequence ATGGTTTTGGTTGCCGGTCATAGGGCCTTTAAGGGGCAATACATTGAGAATACTATGGTGGCCTTTGAAAGAGCTTACGAGGCCAAATCAGATATAATTGAGACAGACCTTCAGATGACGAGTGATGGTGTGGTCGTTGTGAATCACGATGTGGATACAGGTAGAATATGGGATAAAGACTTGTTTATTGCCGACCatacttttgaagagattAGCAAATTGAGATGCAAAGACGACCAAACACTAAAGATGCCCACTTTGGCcgaaattttggaatggATCGTCGAGCATCCAGGGGTGAGGATCATGCTGGATatcaaattcaccaatgaGAAGATTGTGCTACCCAAGACCTATGCTACCATGCTAAGCATTAAGAACGATATTCGTTTTTGGCAAGAAAGGATCATCTGGGGGCTTTGGCAACTAGATTGGTTTGAATACGGTATAGAAACTGGTGTCATCAAAGATTTCGAAGTTTTCGTTATTACACTCTCGTTAGATATCGCGGaacaattcatcaattattctttgaaattgaataacCCTCATTTTAGGCTATCGGGGATTAGTATCCATTTCGTGGCTTCTTGGACTCAAAGATTTAGACATACTCTAGCCCCTAAATTACTGGAGAATAAAATTAAGGTCTTTCTATGGACTGTCAACAAGGGCATCGATTTCGAATACACCGGTGCTCTCCCCATCGCAGGTGTGGTTACAGATGACCCTATTGTAGCCCGCCAACTGTCCAAAGAATACTCCAAGACCAAAGAGTTTGCTGCACCCGATTGGAACAGTCTCAACGGATTCAGGTTCTACACTTTCCTCGCAGCATACCATATTATCTGCTCGTTACTTTTCAAACCATGGGCTCACTTCAAAGTGGGACCTTATTCGCTAGCCTATCTCGTCTTCTACCTGCTGAGAACAATCcacttcttgtaa
- the SGF73 gene encoding deubiquitination module subunit SGF73 (some similarities with uniprot|P53165 Saccharomyces cerevisiae YGL066W SGF73 SaGa associated Factor 73kDa Probable 73KkDa Subunit of SAGA histone acetyltransferase complex), whose translation MTDTGLQIKGIKQGIREQYSDSEGLSGKKGSSHSGWKEHLSLVKNRPPQYNQINPTTKERFFNSNTRIIENPLETSASFQYRVCNSCGKPLALNAIVDHLENHCKGDNPSSVGNREMTDEETELNASPRRQNGGENNGNNKRQMEEEDSPTPDQENRRFREDSGTPQATPMKKQRKVKQRNPTQKHLIDFDKQCGVELPEGGYCARSLTCKSHSMGAKRSVNGRNQPFDVLLAAYHKQHQTKIGAAAEKRAKQQEIQKQQKQIQREQKKQMQQQKQSQRGKNKNGSSVGSSGAKSSTPSGAGKNAQGDMRANSSISLTPEEETTQVLNGVSRSFPLPLETNVLSSVKRRSRYFRMREMFASAFSVRPGYTAPGYGAIHSRVGCVDLDRTTDYKFRIRTPQPINQMPPQNLTPQQLYKIQQNKMLQSQMMNMQHDSPNLNGQQEIEKRQQQMQAQGRQQQQYQSPEAVSQANNNIQRPVQQPNLQGKGLTPQEIQLQQQKLRQQQLQQQRFEAAAFHLANATKLMQNSNGEGGQEQSNNYVGTSSPAANSPPSQQSVGGSVGGRVNVGIGNFMDGYGGRVN comes from the coding sequence ATGACTGATACGGGTTTACAGATTAAGGGCATCAAGCAAGGGATAAGAGAACAATATTCTGACAGCGAAGGTCTGTCAGGTAAGAAGGGATCCAGTCACAGTGGGTGGAAAGAGCATTTATCGCTGGTGAAAAACCGTCCCCCCCAATACAACCAAATTAATCCAACTACAAAGGAAAGattttttaattcaaaCACACGTATTATTGAGAATCCACTGGAAACATCCGCATCGTTTCAATACAGAGTTTGTAACAGCTGTGGGAAACCATTGGCATTAAACGCCATTGTAGATCATTTAGAGAATCATTGTAAAGGTGATAATCCTTCTAGTGTGGGCAATAGAGAGATGACAGATGAAGAGACGGAGCTAAACGCTTCACCAAGGAGGCAGAATGGCGGTGAAAACAATGGTAACAATAAGAGACAAATGGAGGAAGAAGACTCACCAACGCCAGATCAAGAAAATAGAAGGTTCAGAGAGGATAGCGGGACTCCTCAGGCTACTCCGATGAAAAAGCAAAGAAAAGTTAAACAGAGAAACCCAACGCAGAAGCACCTAATCGATTTCGACAAACAATGTGGTGTCGAACTACCTGAAGGTGGCTACTGTGCACGTTCCTTGACTTGTAAATCACATTCCATGGGGGCTAAAAGATCTGTCAATGGGCGTAATCAGCCATTTGACGTTTTGTTAGCGGCATACCATAAGCAACATCAAACAAAGATTGGTGCCGCTGCAGAGAAAAGGGCTAAACAACAGGAGATTCAAAAGCAACAGAAGCAAATACAAAGGGAACAGAAGAAGCAGATGCAGCAACAGAAACAAAGTCAACGTGgtaagaataaaaatggCTCGTCGGTGGGCAGTTCAGGTGCAAAATCAAGCACTCCCTCTGGTGCAGGTAAAAATGCTCAAGGCGATATGCGGGCCAATTCTAGCATAAGTTTAACGcctgaagaagaaactacACAGGTACTTAACGGTGTTTCTAGGTCATTCCCGTTACCACTGGAGACCAATGTGCTTTCATCTGTAAAGCGTAGGTCGAGATATTTTAGAATGAGAGAGATGTTTGCATCTGCGTTCTCGGTAAGACCAGGTTATACTGCTCCTGGATATGGTGCGATTCATTCTCGTGTCGGTTGTGTGGATCTAGATAGAACCACAGATTATAAGTTTCGTATTCGCACGCCTCAACCTATCAATCAGATGCCTCCTCAGAATCTGACACCTCAGCAACTTTATAAGATTCAGCAAAACAAGATGCTTCAATCACAAATGATGAACATGCAACACGATAGCCCTAACTTAAATGGTCAACAAGAGATAGAGAAAAGGCAGCAGCAAATGCAAGCACAAGGTAgacaacagcaacaatACCAATCACCAGAAGCCGTTTCGCAGGCTAATAACAATATACAAAGGCCTGTACAACAACCAAATTTACAAGGTAAAGGACTCACTCCCCAGGAAATACagttacaacaacaaaagCTGCGACAACAGCAGCtgcaacaacaacgttTTGAAGCAGCTGCATTCCACCTGGCGAATGCTACAAAATTAATGCAAAATTCTAACGGTGAAGGTGGTCAAGAACAATCAAATAATTACGTGGGAACTTCTTCGCCGGCGGCCAATTCACCGCCATCGCAGCAATCAGTAGGAGGTTCCGTCGGTGGAAGGGTTAACGTTGGCATAGGAAATTTCATGGACGGTTACGGTGGAAGGGTGAATTGA
- the ALG2 gene encoding GDP-Man:Man(1)GlcNAc(2)-PP-dolichol alpha-1,3-mannosyltransferase (similar to uniprot|P43636 Saccharomyces cerevisiae YGL065C ALG2 Mannosyltransferase mannosylates Man2GlcNAc2-PP-Dol to form Man3GlcNAc2-PP-Dol which is a precursor required for asparagine-linked protein glycosylation) has protein sequence MSGANQKLKIAFVHPDLGIGGAERLVVDAAIGLQEQGHDVVIYTSHCDRSHCFEEIKNGLLKVEVYGDELPTNFLNKFYIVFANLRQLYLVLQLYLMGKINQHDLYITDQLSTCMPFLHMVSSAKLMFYCHFPDQLLAQRTSLIKKLYRVPFDLFEQFTMSAADCVVVNSHFTKSIYHKTFRFLEGEPDVIYPCVDLSFQSIEPIDQDFLTGLLHPHQRFYLSINRYERKKNILLALESYALSSESDDENSKLIVTGGYDERVSENVGYLQELQEAADKLKLSHTTIFYPEFRKNGGLNNSQALNSKVIFLTSISSSLKELLLSKMELLLYTPSFEHFGIVPLEAMKHGKPVLAVNTGGPLETVERLVTGVNENEATGWLARSDPKDWAKAIEEFKSVTKDGKVNFKKNGLRRVEKYYSRGAMTQSFERNIEKTIDKEKKTYFWETFFVGLLNFALHLVFQFTLEGQIWPYIGMSVIMGWYFHSVFVLFWVVLALTKIS, from the coding sequence ATGAGTGGAGCTAATCAGAAGCTTAAAATTGCATTTGTGCATCCAGATTTGGGTATTGGAGGTGCTGAAAGGTTAGTTGTCGATGCTGCAATTGGCTTACAAGAACAGGGACATGATGTGGTCATATACACTAGTCATTGTGATAGAAGCCATtgctttgaagaaattaaaaatggattattgaaagtggaagtttatggtgatgaattacCCACCAACTTTCTGAATAAATTCTACATCGTTTTTGCCAACTTAAGACAACTTTACCTAGTGTTGCAACTGTATTTGATGGGGAAGATAAACCAGCATGATCTTTACATTACGGACCAGCTATCTACTTGTATGCCATTCTTGCACATGGTCAGTAGTGCCAAGTTGATGTTCTACTGCCATTTCCCTGATCAGTTATTGGCACAGAGAACAAGTTTAATAAAGAAGCTTTACAGGGTGCCCTTCGATttatttgaacaatttacCATGAGTGCTGCTGATTGTGTAGTGGTGAATTCCCACTTTACGAAGTCAATTTACCATAAGACTTTTAGATTTTTGGAAGGTGAACCTGATGTTATTTACCCTTGCGTGGATCTATCCTTCCAATCAATTGAACCGATCGACCAAGACTTCTTGACTGGATTATTACATCCTCATCAGAGATTCTATCTGAGTATAAACAGATAtgaaaggaagaagaacattTTACTGGCGTTAGAGTCATATGCTTTATCTAGCGAAAGTGACGATGAAAATTCGAAATTAATAGTCACTGGTGGTTATGACGAAAGGGTATCTGAAAATGTAGGTTACTTGCAAGAGCTACAGGAGGCGGCCGATAAATTAAAGTTATCCCATACTACAATTTTTTACCCAGAGTTTAGGAAAAATGGAGGTTTAAACAATTCCCAAGCGCTGAACAGTAAGGTTATCTTCTTgacttcaatttcttcttccctAAAGGAATTGTTGTTAAGTAAGATGGAATTACTATTGTACACACCTTCTTTTGAACATTTTGGTATTGTTCCTTTAGAAGCTATGAAACATGGTAAGCCTGTGCTTGCTGTAAACACTGGTGGTCCATTAGAGACGGTTGAGCGTTTGGTTACAGGTGTCAATGAGAATGAAGCCACAGGATGGCTTGCGAGATCAGATCCTAAGGATTGGGCCAAGgccattgaagaattcaagTCAGTTACAAAGGACGGGAAGGTGAATTTTAAGAAGAATGGGTTGAGAAGAGTTGAAAAGTACTATTCACGCGGTGCAATGACACAgagttttgaaagaaatatCGAAAAAACCATCgacaaagaaaagaaaacttaTTTCTGGGAAACTTTTTTCGTAGGTCTACTCAACTTTGCCTTGCATCTtgttttccaattcacccTTGAAGGTCAAATTTGGCCATATATTGGGATGTCAGTGATTATGGGCTGGTACTTCCACTCTGTATTTGTTCTATTCTGGGTTGTCCTCGCCTTGACAAAGATATCATGA
- a CDS encoding DUF1992 domain-containing protein (conserved hypothetical protein) gives MIIRESCLMRPFTRIVSRRRLNNIRYYSSKDDDSYLMRRLQDLKDQSTVDKNDPLVKLSQFCENDVGNEWAYEEDKINADKILEIINAQQRVSNMHLGSSSDEDGQKASRPPSASDSEAQREAFQFINKMPGHTFQDKIETAQKRAIRYKLRQEKIQEARDQKEQSHFRELYAERFTPIGSFEKLESLADRRIEESMRQGGFEDVGKVRGKPTELPRPNQHVSTTEHYLNNILVKQNIAPPWIENQWRVNRNVTDFRAELFGEFERELSSILKKFKLFNSSSNVETVRRSIAHSYGSVDGFLKYRFENWKNSRKTWADRKISTINSGLRTYNLQAPLSTQKLYLVSDKEFQRVLDNINFDNLIDSEITSSKNKQAEERHTAQSKSPSLGAFFKLW, from the coding sequence atgataataaggGAAAGTTGCTTAATGAGAccttttacaagaattgtaaGCCGTAGGAGGCTCAATAATATAAGGTACTATTCTTCTAAGGACGATGATAGTTATTTGATGAGAAGACTCCAAGATCTGAAGGATCAGAGCACCGTGGACAAGAACGATCCCCTAGTCAAGTTGTCACAATTTTGTGAGAATGACGTTGGCAATGAATGGGCTTACGAAGAGGATAAGATCAATGCTGATAAGATTCTAGAAATTATTAATGCACAACAGAGGGTTTCCAATATGCACCTAGGTTCCTCGTCAGACGAAGATGGACAAAAGGCCTCCCGACCACCATCAGCATCAGATTCTGAAGCACAGAGAGAAGCATTCCAATTTATTAACAAGATGCCAGGACACACTTTCCAAGATAAAATCGAGACTGCTCAAAAGAGGGCTATAAGGTACAAATTGAGACAGGAAAAGATTCAAGAGGCCAGAGACCAAAAGGAACAATCACATTTTAGAGAATTATATGCTGAGAGGTTTACGCCTATTGGttcctttgaaaaactgGAATCACTTGCTGatagaagaattgaagaaagtaTGAGACAGGGtggatttgaagatgtGGGGAAGGTAAGGGGAAAACCTACCGAATTACCCAGACCAAATCAGCATGTGAGTACTACAGAGCACTATCTGAACAACATTTTGGTTAAACAAAACATTGCACCACCTTGGATCGAAAATCAGTGGAGAGTCAATCGTAACGTAACGGATTTCAGAGCAGAACTGTTTGGAGAATTTGAAAGGGAATTGTCCtctattttgaaaaaattcaaattattCAATAGTTCTAGCAACGTGGAAACAGTACGTAGATCCATTGCCCATAGTTACGGTAGTGTTGATGgatttttaaaatatcGTTTTgagaattggaaaaattctagAAAGACTTGGGCAGATAGAAAAATTAGTACCATTAACAGTGGATTAAGAACTTATAATCTACAGGCTCCATTATCAACGCAAAAATTATATTTGGTATCAGACAAGGAATTTCAACGGGTACTTGATAATATCAATTTTGACAATCTAATAGATAGTGAAATtacttcttcaaagaacAAACAGGCCGAAGAGCGGCATACGGCTCAATCTAAATCCCCATCCCTAGGAGCATTCTTTAAACTTTGGTGA
- the TYW1 gene encoding putative tRNA 4-demethylwyosine synthase (similar to uniprot|Q08960 Saccharomyces cerevisiae YPL207W Hypothetical ORF), translated as MRSNPVTAVATALCTGAYLWFGGRISVALAILVSYGIWHEESHKVVEEKPQLPLDGAEEKTKKKHTCCGGKGGSGCCSSKNGDGGSAHACRCGSKKNKAVEEQKKDTDSYPVAVDFTQAFKPEKKKKSRQPKVFSKSMPAKKQNEAPKQDNLVKSAMTVSNETLLNSQIYIFYCTLQGAAERCANKVMAKLCTMKELKHRPILLNLDDLSDIDDYFVNVPCDNALYLMVLPSYDTDCPLDFFLQTLEENFHDFRVDRFPLKKLVGYSILGIGDSESWPERFCYQAKKADHWIARLGGRRVFPVGEVCMKYDGEKKIEDWTNLFAETLKDDEPMLYEYDESVEEENENADGGEEMVDLEDIGNADGNNSTEIKQMVAKNSPTYKTLTKQGYSIVGSHSGVKICRWTKSDLRGRGSCYKHSLFNIVSSRCMELTPSLACSSKCVFCWRHGSNPVSKNWRWEVDDPEYILENALTSHYSKIKQMRGVPGVKAERFAKAFQVRHCALSLVGEPIMYPYISKFISLLHAKGISSFLVCNAQHPEALAKICKVTQLYVSIDASTKSELKKIDRPLYKDFWERLMQCLDILSTTQSHQRTVFRLTLVKGFNMAEVMSYADLVQRGKPCFIEIKGATFAGSSDGNGNPLTMQNIPFYEEIKAFVRNFAAELQRRGLGYDISAEHAHSNCILIANTKFKIDGEWYTHIDFDRYFELLNSGKDFQPLDYIAKTPEWALFGNGGFVPGDTRFYRKGKKKGPEQAEPTPKQTVETAGSIEIA; from the coding sequence TGGTGCCTATTTATGGTTTGGTGGTAGGATCTCAGTAGCGCTAGCTATACTAGTGTCCTATGGGATTTGGCATGAGGAATCCCATAAAGTAGTTGAGGAAAAACCTCAGTTACCATTAGACGGTGCTGAAGAAAagacgaaaaaaaaacataCCTGTTGTGGTGGTAAAGGCGGTAGTGGTTGTTGCTCATCGAAAAATGGCGACGGCGGCAGTGCTCATGCATGTCGATGTGGatcaaaaaagaataagGCAGTAGAGGAGCAGAAAAAGGATACTGATTCTTATCCTGTGGCAGTTGATTTTACGCAAGCGTTCAAACcagaaaagaagaaaaagtcTAGACAACCAAAAGTATTCTCAAAATCCATGCCCGCTAAAAAGCAAAATGAAGCACCAAAACAGGACAATCTGGTCAAAAGTGCTATGACTGTTTCTAATGAGACTTTGCTCAATTCACAAATTTACATCTTTTACTGCACTTTACAAGGTGCAGCCGAAAGATGTGCTAACAAAGTGATGGCAAAGCTTTGTACCATGAAAGAGTTGAAACACAGGCCTATtttgttaaatttggatgaCCTAAGTGATATCGATGATTATTTTGTTAACGTCCCTTGTGATAATGCACTATACTTGATGGTTTTACCTTCATACGACACTGACTGCCCACTAGATTTCTTTTTACAGACGCTAGAAGAGAACTTTCACGACTTTAGAGTTGACAGGTTCCccttgaagaaattagtTGGTTATTCCATTTTGGGTATTGGTGATTCCGAATCATGGCCAGAAAGGTTTTGTTATCAAGCCAAAAAGGCAGACCACTGGATAGCTCGTCTTGGTGGTAGAAGAGTGTTCCCTGTGGGAGAAGTTTGTATGAAGTacgatggtgaaaaaaagattgaagatTGGACAAATCTTTTTGCTGagactttgaaagatgatgaacctATGCTTTACGAGTATGACGAATCCGTGGAGGAGGAGAACGAAAATGCTGACGGGGGTGAAGAGATGGtcgatttggaagatattGGTAATGCTGATGGTAACAATTCTACCGAAATTAAACAAATGGTCGCCAAGAATAGTCCTACTTATAAGACTTTAACAAAACAGGGTTATTCCATTGTAGGTTCGCACTCTGGTGTGAAAATCTGCAGATGGACGAAAAGCGATCTAAGGGGTAGAGGATCTTGTTATAAGCATTCTTTATTCAATATTGTATCCAGTAGATGTATGGAATTGACACCATCGTTAGCATGTTCCTCCAAATGTGTCTTTTGTTGGAGACATGGGTCCAACCCAGTATCCAAAAACTGGAGGTGGGAAGTCGACGATCCAGAGTacatcttggaaaatgcTTTGACGAGTCATTACTCCAAAATCAAACAGATGAGGGGTGTTCCAGGTGTGAAGGCAGAAAGATTTGCGAAGGCCTTCCAAGTACGTCACTGTGCCCTTTCATTAGTAGGTGAACCCATCATGTATCCATACATTAGCAAATTCATCAGCCTTTTACACGCGAAAGGCATCTCTAGTTTCCTAGTTTGCAACGCTCAACATCCTGAAGCCCTAGCCAAAATTTGCAAAGTCACCCAGTTGTACGTCTCCATCGATGCTTCGACAAAGAGTGAACTGAAGAAGATCGATAGACCATTGTACAAAGATTTTTGGGAAAGATTGATGCAATGCTTGGATATTTTGAGTACCACTCAATCACATCAAAGAACTGTTTTTAGACTTACTTTAGTCAAAGGTTTCAATATGGCTGAAGTGATGTCCTATGCAGATTTGGTGCAACGTGGTAAACCATGCTTCATTGAAATCAAAGGTGCCACATTTGCTGGTTCTTCAGATGGGAATGGGAATCCATTAACTATGCAAAACATTCCATTTTATGAAGAAATCAAAGCCTTTGTCAGAAATTTCGCTGCTGAATTACAAAGACGTGGGTTGGGCTACGATATTTCAGCTGAACATGCTCATTCTAACTGTATTTTGATTGCTAATACGAAATTTAAGATTGATGGCGAGTGGTACACTCATATCGATTTTGATAGATATTTCGAGTTGTTAAACAGCGGTAAAGATTTCCAACCATTGGATTATATAGCTAAAACACCGGAATGGGCAttatttggtaatggtggATTTGTCCCAGGAGACACTAGGTTTTATAGAAAGGGTAAGAAGAAGGGTCCTGAGCAGGCAGAACCTACTCCTAAACAAACTGTAGAAACTGCTGGAAGTATCGAAATTGCCTAA